In the Setaria italica strain Yugu1 chromosome VI, Setaria_italica_v2.0, whole genome shotgun sequence genome, one interval contains:
- the LOC111257587 gene encoding uncharacterized protein LOC111257587, with the protein MAATVMGTGMGMPCSRCRPVCFGGMGHGQAIFTAECSHTFHLRCAPGSAVCPVCGARWSDTPAAAGGGGSSYDDDEPVEPPPAHAEISGGGNRNAATGGGLLVLKTYCEYPALSMAAGRDGFAVLVHAKAPAAVAAAAEAASARAPLDLVTVLDVSTSMSGEKLALVKRAMGFVIDNLGAGDRLSVVAFDSDARRGDPRRGRMHQHPRRPRRGRQGARRPPAATGASRCTRSGSAPTTTRRPCTASRRSRVAHSPSSRTTRRPRTRSRSASAGSYH; encoded by the coding sequence ATGGCGGCCACGGTGATGGGAACGGGGATGGGCATGCCCtgcagccgctgccgccccgTCTGCTTCGGTGGTATGGGCCACGGCCAGGCCATCTTCACGGCCGAGTGCTCCCACACCTTCCACCTCCGCTGCGCCCCGGGTAGCGCCGTCTGCCCCGTCTGCGGCGCGCGCTGGAGCgacacgcccgccgccgccggcggcggcggctcatcgtacgacgacgacgagccggtggagccgccgcccgcgcacGCCGAGATCAGTGGCGGCGGCAACCGCAACGCCGCGACGGGCGGAGGGCTGCTGGTGCTCAAGACGTACTGCGAGTACCCGGCGCTCTCCATGGCGGCGGGGCGCGACGGGTTCGCGGTGCTGGTGCACGCCAAAGCgcccgcggcggtggccgccgccgccgaggccgcgtcGGCGAGAGCGCCGCTGGACCTCGTCACGGTGCTCGACGTCAGCACCAGCATGTCGGGCGAGAAGCTGGCGCTGGTGAAACGCGCCATGGGGTTCGTCATCGACAacctcggcgccggcgaccgccTCAGCGTCGTCGCCTTCGACTCCGACGCGCGCCGTGGAGACCCTCGTCGCGGACGGATGCACCAACATCCGCGGCGGCCTCGACGAGGCCGCCAAGGTGCTcgacggccgccggcggcgaccggtgCGAGCCGATGCACGCGTTCGGGTTCGGCACCGACCACGACGCGGCGGCCATGCACGGCATCTCGGAGGTCACGGGTGGCACATTCTCCTTCATCGAGAACCACGCGGCGACCCAGGACGCGTTCGCGCAGTGCGTCGGCGGGCTCCTACCACTAA